In one Brassica oleracea var. oleracea cultivar TO1000 chromosome C9, BOL, whole genome shotgun sequence genomic region, the following are encoded:
- the LOC106314477 gene encoding putative F-box/kelch-repeat protein At4g39756 has protein sequence MEREEARPQTKLLRRAWYALKNAKGYLHQFFLILETLSTFAPTTTAINSDVEPPSSHQSFLSLPDDVVLNCLARISRSYYPKLSLVSKTFHSLIRSDELAMERFHLKTTEALFYVCLQFTDHPVPSWFSLWIKPDQILTNDMEEDYNKSTGNTLLVGIPSPTIDIGLVGSKFHKFIPQKISPTLSLSPMYSRNKGNSFVFRAPIMKVARNNNAVAGFLDGKIYVMGGCSPNESTSWAEVFDTTTRVWESLPDPGHELRSSFIKPLIVTKGKVYVESSNKKNINFYDPKQGRWGVAENRPLVEKTCVIENVLYSCDRFGCFWSDTKHNK, from the coding sequence ATGGAACGAGAAGAAGCACGGCCGCAAACAAAACTCCTGCGTCGAGCCTGGTATGCTCTTAAGAATGCAAAAGGATATTTACATCAATTTTTCCTAATTTTGGAAACGCTCTCTACTTTTGCTCCGACCACCACAGCTATAAATTCCGATGTGGAACCACCATCGTCACATCAATCGTTTTTATCACTTCCAGACGACGTTGTTCTGAACTGCTTAGCACGCATATCGAGATCGTACTACCCGAAACTCTCCCTTGTCTCCAAGACCTTTCACTCTCTCATTAGATCCGATGAGCTCGCGATGGAGAGATTTCACCTCAAAACCACCGAAGCCTTATTTTACGTCTGCTTACAGTTTACCGATCATCCAGTTCCCTCCTGGTTTAGCCTCTGGATAAAACCTGATCAAATTCTAACGAATGACATGGAGGAGGATTATAACAAGTCTACTGGAAACACTTTGTTGGTAGGAATACCCTCACCAACAATAGATATTGGTTTGGTTGGTTCCAAATTCCACAAATTTATTCCGCAAAAAATTTCTCCCACGTTATCGTTATCTCCCATGTATTCCCGTAATAAGGGGAATAGCTTCGTCTTTAGAGCCCCTATCATGAAGGTGGCTCGAAATAATAACGCCGTTGCTGGCTTCCTCGACGGGAAAATATACGTCATGGGTGGTTGCAGCCCAAATGAATCCACGAGTTGGGCTGAGGTTTTTGACACAACGACTCGAGTTTGGGAATCTTTACCTGATCCTGGCCATGAGCTCCGCTCCTCTTTCATTAAACCATTGATAGTGACTAAAGGAAAGGTTTACGTTGAGAGCAGCAACAAGAAGAATATTAATTTTTATGATCCAAAACAAGGTAGATGGGGCGTTGCAGAAAATCGACCCTTGGTTGAAAAGACGTGTGTGATAGAGAATGTTTTATACTCATGCGATCGTTTTGGTTGTTTTTGGAGTGACACAAAGCATAACAAGTAG